GGTGAGCCGCAAGTCCGTGCCTGAAGGTGCGATCAAGGAATTCGAGAAGGTGTATCCCTTCGGCTGGCTCGGCATTCTCGCCGATGTGCCGCCGGTCAACCACGAACTGATCTACGCCAACCACCCGCGCGGTTTTGCCCTCTGTTCCATGCGCTCGCATACGCGCAGCCGGTATTACATTCAATGTTCGCTGGATGACCGGCTGGAAGACTGGAGCGACGAGCGCTTCTGGGATGAAATCCGCCGCCGCCTGCCGGAAAACCATGCGGATGCCATGGTCACTGGCCCATCCTTTGAAAAATCCATCGCGCCGCTCCGGTCCTTCGTCAGCGAGCCGATGCGGTTCGGGCGACTGTTTCTGGCGGGAGACGCGGCCCATATCGTGCCGCCCACCGGCGCCAAAGGCCTGAACCTCGCCGCCAGCGATGTGCATTATCTGAGCGAGGCGCTGATCGAGTTTTATCGCGACAGGTCTGAAGCCGGCATTGATGTCTATTCGCAGAAGGCGCTGTCGCGCATCTGGAAGGCTGTGCGTTTCTCCTGGTGGATGACGACGATGATGCACCGTTTTCCCGATACGGAGGATTTCGGCCAGCGCATCCAGGAGGCGGAACTGGATTATCTCGTTCACTCCCGCGCCGCCTCCACCGCGCTTGCGGAGAACTATGTCGGGCTTCCTTACTGAGGGGTGGCCTCCGTCTTCCCATCCAGCAACTCGCCCGCCGCCTCGCGGATGGCCTGCATCAGCAGCGACATCGGCAGCGAGGGCTGCGTATCGGCCCGGACCGTCAGCCCCACCGGGCCGCTGGTATCGCCGGTCTCGACTGGCAGGATAGCCAAAATGCCGTCAGCCACATCCGCCGCCACCACGCCCTCCGAGATGATCCAGATAGCATCGCTGGTGCGCAGGAAGGCGCGGCCGAAGGCGTCCGATACGGTTTCGATGCGGATCGGCAGCGCTGGAACGCCGTTGGCGATCAAAAACTGCTCGACGACGGGGCCGATGACGGATTGCCGCGTCGGCATCAGCACCGGATATTCATGCAGGTGATCGAACACCGAGAGGCCAGGCGATAAAAGCGGATGACCGGCGCGCACCACGAAGCGCACCTTTTCCGAATAAAGATGCTCGAAGGAAAAGCCCGCCATTTTCTGCGGCGCGGCGAGACGCCCAACGACGAGATCGAGATCGCCGACCCGCAGCTGCTCCAGCAGAACGGCGTTTTCACCCGTCACGATCTTCACCGGGCTACCGGTCTTTTCCGCGAGAAAACCGGCCATCGCTTTTGGCATGATGCGGACGGACACGGTCGGCAGAGCGCCAACTCGCACCGGCGGGCCGGCGCGGGCCGCCTCCTGCGATACCGAATCGACCGCCTGCCGCAGCGCCGTCATCGTCGCACCGGCATGGCGCAGGAAGACCTCCCCGTAGCGGCTGATGCGAATGCCGCGCCCTTCCCGGTCGAAAAGCGAGACGCCGAGAATCTCTTCCAGTTCGCGAATGGTCTTCGTCACCGCCGGCTGGCTGACATGCAGGATTTCGGCGGCGCGGATGACGCTTTTCTGCCGGGCCACCTCCACGAAAGTCTGCAGGTGGCGAAACTTGATACGCTGGTCGACCATAGCTCATATAATCCAGTGGTTATGATTTTCATCGATAATGTCATTTTACTTAACCGGAACCGGCTTGCAATATTCTTAGCAGGAGGAGCATGCCATGCATTTTCTGCGCTGCGGCGAGACTGTGATCCATTATCGCGTCAAGGGATTGGACAGCGGTAAGCCTGTCATCGCCTTCATCAATTCGCTCGGCACCGATTTCCGCATCTGGGATACGGTGATCGAAGCGCTCGGCGATGACTATGCCTATGTGCTGCACGACAAGCGCGGCCATGGGCTTTCCGATGTCGGGCGCACTCCCTATTCGATAGACGATCACGCCGGCGACCTGATTGCGCTTCTCGATCATCTCGGCGTGAAAAACGCCGTCATCTGGGGATTGTCGGTCGGTGGCCTCATTGCGCAGGGGCTTTATGCGCACCGGCCCGATCTCGTCCGTGCACTGGTGCTCAGCAATACCGCCCACAAGATCGGCACGACTGAGATGTGGAATGCCCGTATCGACAAGATCGCCGCCGATGGCCTCGCCTCGCTGGTCGATCCTGTCATGGAGCGATGGTTCACGCCCGCCTTCCGCGAGCCTGAGAACGCCGCCTATGCCGGTGCCCGCAACATGCTCTCGCAACAGCCGGAGGCCGGCTACAGTGGCACCTGCGCCGCCATTCGCGATGCGGATTTTACCGAAGCGGCCGGGCGCATCGCCGCGCCGACGCTCTGTATTGCGGGTGATCAGGACGGTTCCACCCCGCCGGAGCTGGTGCAGGCGCTGGCGGGCCTCATCCCCGCGAGCCGCTTCGTCACCATCGCCGGCTGCGGCCACATTCCCTGCCTTGAACAACCGCTCGCCTACGCGCGGGCGGCTTCCATTTTTCTGAAGACCTTGCCGGAGCATTGACCGATGGCGGACCATATCGACAACAACGAACGTTTCGAACAGGGCATGAAAACCCGCCGCGCGGTGCTGGGCGACGCCCATGTCGACCGCGCACAGACCCTGACGACCGGCTTCGACCAGCCTTTCCAGCAACTCATCACCGAGGGTGCATGGGGCACGGTCTGGTCCGGCAACCACTTCACGAAGCGCGAACGCTCGATCGTCACCATCGCCCTGCTGGCAGCACTGGGGCAGGATGAGGAACTGGCCATGCATGTGCGCGCCACCGTCAATACCGGCGCCACGGAGGCGGATATTCGCGAGGCGCTGCTGCATGTCGCGATCTATGCGGGCGTTCCCGCCGCCAACCATGCTTTCAAGATTGCCAAGCTTGCCCTGGCTAGCATGAAGGCCGATAGTTCTCCTGATAATTCTGGCGATGGGGAGGAGACGAAATGAGCAATCAGCCGCCTGAAACCGGGCCTTTCTTCGCGCGCAACCGTGATATTCATCCACTCGCCTATGCGCCCGGCTACAAGACCTCGATCCTGCGCTCGCCGCAGCGCGCTCTGATTTCGCTTGAGGGCACCAAAAGCGAGATTACCGGCCCCGTCTTCGGCCATGGCATGCTGAACCCGCTGGATAACGATCTCATCCTCAACTATGCCCGCCCCGGCGAAATGCCCATCGGCCCGCGCCTTCTGGTACATGGCCGGGTGCTGGACGAGCGCGGCCGCGGCGTGGATGGCGCGCTGGTGGAATTCTGGCAGGCCAATGCCGGCGGTCGTTACCGCCACAAGAAGGAAAGTTATCTCGCCGCCATCGATCCGAATTTCGGCGGCGTCGGCCGGACGATCACGGATGAGAACGGCTATTACTGGTTCAAGACCATCCAGCCCGGCGCTTATCCTTGGCCGAACGGCGTCAATGACTGGCGGCCGGCTCATATCCATTTCTCGGTCTTCGGCCATGGCTTTGCGCAGCGGCTGATCACTCAGATGTATTTCGAGGGCGATCCGCTGATCTGGAAATGTCCGATCGTAAAGACCATTCCGGACGAGGATGCGATCAAAAGGCTGATCGCGCCGCTGGACATGAATGCGACACTGCCGATGGATATGCTGGCCTATAAGTTCGATATCGTTCTGCGCGGCCGCCGCTCGACCCTTTTCGAAAACCGCATGGAGGGCAACTGAGCATGGTTCAGCCGCTCAACTATTTCAAGGAAACCGCCTCGCAGACGGCAGGCCCCTATGTGCATATCGGCTGCACGCCGAATTTCGTCGGCATCGAAGGCGTCTTCGAAAAGGATCTGGGTTCCGGTCCGCTTTATAACGACAAGGCGCGCGGTGAGCGCATCAGTGTGCGCGGCACGGTCTATGACGGCGCAGGAATGGCGCTGAAGGACGCGCTGATCGAAATCTGGCAGGCGGATACCGACGGTTATTACAACAGCCCCAGCGAAACCCGCGGCAAGGCCGACCCGAACTTCATCGGCTGGGGCCGCTCGCCGGGTGACATGGACACCGGCGAATTCGTCTTCGAGACCATCAAGCCCGGCACGGTGCCGTTCCGCGATGGCCGGCCGATGGCGCCGCACATCACCTTCTGGATCGTTGCCCGCGGCATCAATATCGGCCTGCAGACCCGCATGTATTTCCCGGAGGAACAGGAGGCCAATGCGGCCGACCCGGTTCTTGCCCGCATCGAGCAGAAAAGCCGCATCCCCACGCTTGTCGCCAAAAAGGAGGAAGGCAACGTCTATCGTTTCGATATCCGCCTTCAGGGCGAAGGCGAAACCGTGTTTTTCGATATCTGACGCATATCGCGCAAAAGTGTGCAGCGGTTTTGCGACGACGATATGCGCAAAAGAAAGCGAGACGGACAATGAGCCTTTCCCCCTTCGAGCATCCGTTCCTGTCAGGCCTTTTCGGCGATAGTGAGATCGTCGAGCTGTTTTCGGCAAGGGCGGATATCGACGCCATGGTCCGTTTCGAGACGGCTCTGGCGCAGGCGCAAGCCGGGACAGGCATCATCTCCGAGGATGTGGCGAAGGCAATCGTCTCGGGGCTTTCGGAGTTTGCCGCCGATATGACCGCCCTTCGTCATGGCGTCGCGAAAGACGGCGTGGTGGTGCCTGAACTCGTGCGGCAGATGCGGGCAACCGTCGCCGGCAAGGCGGCGGAAAAGGTGCATTTCGGCGCAACCAGCCAGGATGTCATCGATACCGGCCTGATGCTCCGGCTGAAGGCTGCAGCCGAAATCATCGCCGTCCGGCTTGGCCGTCTCATCGACACGCTGGGCGACCTCGCCTCCCGCGACGGCCATAACGCGCTTACCGGTTATACCCGCATGCAGGCCGCCATCGGCATCACGGTGGACGACCGCGCGGCAAGCTGGATCGCGCCGCTTGAGCGCCACCTGCTCAGGCTCGAAACCTTCGCGCAGAGCGGTTTTGCCCTGCAATTTGGCGGCGCTGCCGGCACGCTGGAAAAGTTCGGCGACAAGGCCGGAACCGTACGCGCCGATCTCGCCAGGCGGCTCGGCCTTGCCGACAGGCCGCAATGGCAGAGCCAGCGCGACGGTATCGCCGAATTCAGCAATATTCTCTCGCTCGTCACCGGAGCGCTCGGCAAGTTCGGGCAGGATATCGCCCTGATGGCCGAACTCGGTACGGAAATCCGCCTGTCCGGCGGCGGCGGTTCTTCGGCCATGCCGCACAAGCAAAATCCGGTCAATGCCGAAACGCTGGTGGCGCTCGCCCGCTTTAATGCGGTGCAAATCTCCGCGCTGCACCAGTCGCTCGTGCATGAGCAGGAACGATCCGGCGCGGGCTGGATGCTGGAATGGCTGTCGCTTCCGCAAATGGTGACGGCAACGGGTGCCTCGTTGCTGATCGCCGAACGACTGGCAGCGCAGATAGACAGGCTCGGCACAGACGAAAACTAGCCGCAGGGCGGGTTTGTTTTGAGCACGAAAAGGGGATTCCGGCACTGCCAGAAAGCATGCCGGAGGCGAGTTGACCGCGCGTGGAAAGCGCTTGTGGTTTTGCTCCTTAGCCATTGATAATAAACCATTTAATTGAAAATAAAAGAAATGAAAAAACAGCACAAAAGCTGCTTTTTAACCGGACAAAATACTTGACACAAAAATGAACTAACTGGTACAAACATTAGGATTAACACCATGCCGGTGACGAGGACCTAAGGCCTCCGACGGCAGGAGCAAATAAAAATGGAGGGCTCTGACGCCGCAAGGCTCCAGAGCGATGCGGACAAGGCAAAAACGCCTGTCCGGACCCGAACGGGTTGGGAGGAAGAATGTCTTACAGTCTCGATTTTTCGGCGGTCATCGAGCGCCTGCCCGAGCTGCTTTTGGCCTGTCTTGCGACAATCGGCCTGGCGATTGCCGGCATGTCGCTCGCGACAGTCATCGGCGTTCTCGGCGTCGTTGCCCGCCGTTCGCGCTTCAAGCTGCTGCGCGGGCTCGTCATCGGTTTTGTGGAAGCCATCCGCAACACGCCGTTTCTGGTGCAGATATTCTTCATCTTCTTCGCCCTGCCGCAGATCGGCATCAAGCTCAACCCGACGGTCACCGCCATCATCGCGCTCGCTCTCAACGGTGGCGCCTATGCGATTGAAATCATTCGCGGCGGGGTTGATTCCATTCCCAAGGGCCAGGTGGAAGCGGGGCTGGCACTCGGCCTGCACCGCGCGCAGATTTTCCGCCACATCATCTTAAAGCCGGCGCTGCGGGCGGTTTATCCCTCGCTCACCAGCCAGTTCATCATGCTGACGCTGACCACCTCGGTCTGTACGTCGATCGCGGCTTACGAGCTGACCTCGGTGGCGCAGAAGATCGAGGCGGATACGTTCCGTTCCTTCGAGGTCTATTTCTCGATCACGCTGCTTTATCTGGTCATTTCCTCGCTGATGATGGGCATTTTCGCGCTCATCTCGCGCGCATCCTTCAGCTATCCGGTCAAGTGAGGAGAAGACAATGGCATCCATCGGTCCCAACGAACTCTTCTTCCTGATGCAAGGCCTGAAATGGACCCTTGCGCTGACCTTGATCGGCTTCATCGGCGGCGGTGTCTTCGGCCTTTGCGTGGCGCTTGCCCGCGTCGCGGACAGCCCGGCAATCCAGCGTGCCAGCACGGCTTTCATCGCCGTTTTCCAGGGCACGCCGCTCCTGATGCAGCTTTTCGTGGTTTATTACGGCGTGGCGCTTGCGGGCCTCAATGTCGATGCCTGGATCGCGGTCGCCATCGCCTTTACCCTGCATGCCAGCGCCTTTCTCGGTGAAATCTGGCGCGGCGGCATCCAGGCGGTACCGAAGGGCCAGACGGAAGCCGCCAATGCGCTCGGCCTGCACTACGTGTCGCGCATGAAGGACGTAGTTCTGCCGCAGGCCTTCAAGATTTCGCTGCCGGCCACCATCGGTTTCCTCGTGCAGCTCATCAAGGGCACCTCGCTTGCGGCAATCGTCGGCTTCGTCGAGCTGTCGCGCGCCGGCCAGATCGTCTCCAACCAGACGTTCCGTCCGCTCACCGTCTTCGCCATCGTCGGCATCATCTATTTCCTGATCTGCTGGCCGCTTTCCTTGTGGGGCGCCGGCGTTGAAAAGCGGCTGCAGGCCGCGTCCCGCTAATCATCAAAAATCATCTCATCAGCTTTGTAAGGAGGAGCAAAAGATGAAAACTACCAATATGAAATTCTCACGCCGCGCCCTGCTCGCGCTCGCCGCGGTAACGGTTGCCCTGCCTTTCGTCGCACCGGTCGATGCTTTCGCCGGCACGGTGGAAGAGGCCAAGGCCAAGGGCAAGGTCGTCATCGGCATTCAGGGCGATAACTCGCCCTGGGGCTTCGTCAATTCCACCGGCGTGCAGGATGGTCTCGATGCAGATATCGGCAAGGCCTTTGCCGAGTATCTCGGTGTGAAGGTGGAATTCGTGCCGCTCGCCGTGGCCAACCGCATCCCGGCACTTTTGACCGGCAAGGTCGACGTGCTTTTCGCCACCATGGCCATGACCGCCGAACGCGCCAAGAGCATTCAATATTCCAAGCCCTACGTCGGCAACGTGTTTTCCGTCTACGGCCCGAAGGACAAAAAGATCGCCGGCTTTGACGATCTGACCAGCCTCAACGTCGGCGTGCCGAAATCGAGCGCCATGGATACGGCCATCACCGCCGGCGCGGGTTCCAAGGCCAATATTCTGCGCTTCGATGATGACGCCGCTAATATTCAGGCGCTGATTTCCGGCCAGGTCGAAGCGGTCGGCGGCAACATGTTTTACGGCGACCGGCTGAACAAGGCCGCCGAGGGCAAATACGAATCGAAGTTCGATCTGACGACGATGTATAACGGCGCCGGCACACGTCCAGGCGAAAAGGACTGGAACGAGACCATCAATGCCTTCCTCGACAAGATCAAGTCGGATGGCCAGCTCGCCAAGATCTACGACAAGTGGATGAAGCGTGACATTCCGGCCTTCCCTGAAAGCCTGCCGGATATTCCTTTCACCGTGAAGTGAAACACCGGGACAGGTATATTGGGAGGAGCAACCAATGGGAATCTTTGAGACAAAGACACGTTGGCGCACGGCCCTCGCAGTCGGATTGGCAGCATTGCTGCCGATCCTGACGCCTGCAGGGACAAATGCACGAACGCTGGAAGAAGCAAAAGCCAGCGGCAAGATCGTGATCGGCATTCAGGGCGACAATGCGCCCTGGGGCTTCATCAATTCATCCGGCGTGCAGGAAGGCTACGATGCCGATCTGGCCAGGGGTTTTGCGGAGTATCTTGGACTGAAAGTGGAATTCGTGCCGCTTGCCGTAGCCAACCGCATTCCTTCGCTCCGCACCGGTAAGGTCGATGCCCTGTTCGCGTCGATGGGGATGACGCCGGAACGTGCGAAGAATGTACAATATGCGCAGCCTTACGCGCATAACGTCATGTCGGTCTATGCCACGAAAGACAGGAAGATCGCCAATTTCGACGATCTCACGGGAATGACCGTCGGCGCGCCGAAATCCAGTCCGATGGATACGGCGTTGACCGCAGGTGCCGGCACCAAGGCCAATATTCTGCGCTTCGATGACGACGCCGCCACCATCCAGGCGATCCTGTCGGGCCAGATCGAGGCGATCGGCGGCAACCAGTTTTATGGCGACCGTCTCGCGGCGGCCGGCGGCAAGGATTACGAGGTGAAGTTCGACCTCGTGACCCTCTACAACAGCGCCGCCACGCGCCCCGGTGAAAAGGACTGGAACGAAGCGCTCAACGCCTGGCTCGACAAGGCCAAGGCCAATGGCGATCTCGCAAAAGTCTATGCCAAATGGATGAAGCGCCCGGTTCCGGACTTCCCGGCCTCGCTTCCCGACATTCCCTACACCATCAACTAAACGCTGCTGCAAAGCATGAAGGAAAGTTCCATGTCGCAATCCTCCGCCGCACAGGCTCCGCTGATCGCCCTTGAAGGGGTTGGAAAGTGGTATGGAGCCTTCCATGCGCTGAAAGGCGTCAACATGACGGTTCGCAAGGGCGAGAAGATCGTTCTTTGCGGCCCGTCGGGTTCGGGCAAATCCACCCTTATCCGCTGCATCAATCATCTGGAGGAAATCCAGGAGGGCAAGATCACCGTCGAGGGCACCACGCTGTCGGATTCCAGCCGCGCCATCGATGCGGTTCGCCGCGAAGTGGGCATGGTGTTCCAGAGCTTCAATCTCTTCCCGCACAAGACCATCATGGAAAACTGTACCCTTGCCCCCATGCGGGTGAAGGGTCTTTCCAAGGCCGATGCCGAGGCGACGGCGCGCAAATATCTCGAGCGCGTGCGTATCCTTAACCAGGCCGACAAATATCCGGCACAGCTTTCCGGCGGGCAGCAGCAACGTGCAGCCATCGCCCGGGCGCTCTGCATGGAACCGAAGGCCATGCTGTTCGACGAGCCAACCTCGGCGCTCGACCCGGAAATGGTGAAAGAAGTGCTCGACACCATGATCGGCCTTGCCCGTGACGGCATGACGATGATCTGCGTGACCCATGAAATGGGTTTCGCCCGGCAGGTGGCCGACCGCGTGGTCTTCATGTCGGAAGGCGAGATCATCGAGGAAGGCCCGCCGGAAGAATTCTTCCGCGATCCCAAGCACCAGCGTACGCGCACGTTCCTCGGCGAAATTCTCGCCCACCACTGAGGTTCGCGCGCTCTTAAGGCGGGCGGGATTGTCCCGCCTCTCCCACACCGTCCGATGAGCGACACCTGATCATGACAGAAAAAACATCCTTCAAGGTCGGCCTGATAGGCGCCGATATCCAGCTTTCCAAATCGCCCGCGCTGCATATGCGCGAAGGTGCGGCCCACGGCCTCGATTATTCCTATGAGCTTGTGGATGTCACCGTCCGCAAACTGCCGCAGAGTGCTCTTCCCGCTCTTCTCGACGAGCTGGAGGCGCGCGGTTTTGCCGGGACGAACATCACCCATCCCTTCAAGCAGGCCGTTATTCCGCATCTGCATGAACTCTCCGACGATGCCCGCATGCTGGGCGCGGTCAACACCGTCGTCTTCCGGGACGGACGCCGCATCGGCCACAATACCGACTGGTACGGTTTTTACGAAAGCTTTGTGCGCGGCCTGCCGGATGCGAAGCGCGACCGGGCACTTCTGGTCGGCGCGGGTGGGGCCGGCGTTGCGGTGGCCCATGCCGCATTGAAGCTCGATATTATCAGGCTCGATATTGTCGACCGGGATTTTCCACGAGCAGACCGTTTGGCCGACGAGCTCAATGCCCGTTTTGGCGAAGGCCGTGCCTTCGCGGTCAAAGACCCGGCCGACTCGCTGCCCTTTGCCGATGGTCTCATCCATGCCACGCCGATGGGCATGCCGGCCCATCCCGGCATGCCGGTTGCGGCCGAGCTGATCCAACAAAAGCACTGGGTCGCCGATATCGTCTATATGCCGCTGGTGACCGAGCTTCTGGCGACCGCGGCCAGCAAGGGGTGCCGCACCCTGCCCGGCGGCGGCATGACCGTGTTCCAGGCCGTCGGCGCATTTCGCCTCTTCTGCGGCCACGAGCCGGATGCGAAGCGCATGACAGCGCATTTCACCGAACTTTGCATGGCGGAGGGTGTGGCATGAGCCTTTTCACGATCCTGAACGGCCCGAACCTCAACCTGCTCGGCCAGCGCCAGCCGGAAATCTACGGCTACGAGACACTCGCCGATGTCGAGGCCGATTGCCGTGGAATCGCCGAAGCCACCGGCCACGCTCTATTTTTTGCCCAGAGCAACCGGGAATATGAGCTGATCGACTGGATCCACGAAGCCCGCGGCAAGTCCGCAGGCATTGTCATCAATCCCGGCGCCTTTACCCACACGTCAGTGGCGATCCTCGATGCGCTGAACGCTTTCGAGGCGCCGGTCATCGAAGTTCATATTTCCAACATCCATAAACGCGAGGTCTTCCGGCACCATTCCTATGTCTCGACCCGTGCCGAAGGCGTGATCGCCGGTCTCGGCATCGAAGGTTACGGGGTGGCGCTACGCCACCTTATCAACCGTCTTTCCCGATCCGCGTAATATGCTCGGGCTTCAGCACATAGCGCAGCAACATCTCCGCCACATGCGCGGACAGCGCTTCCTGGCCGGCCTCACTGAAAAGCGTATCGCCAAAATTGAACGAAAAGGTTTCGGTGTTCGAGACGTTGTAAAACGACAATGCGCTGATCTGCCAATGCAGTTCAAGAGCGTCCAATCCGGGCCGGAACAGGCCAGTATCCTGCCCGCGCTTCAATATTCGACGCATGATTTCGATGGCCGGTCGGTTGACGTTGCGGATCGCTTCCGAAACCCTGATGTGCCTGCCGTGGTGAATGTTTTCCGTCATGACCATCCGGACGAACGCGGGGTTGCGGCGATGATGCTCGAAGGTAAACCGACAGAGCTTCTCGAGTGCGGCAATAGGCTCCAGATCATCCAGCTCAAGGTTGCCTTCGCCGCCGCGCACCTGCGCATAGGCCGCCTCCAGGACGCGTTTGTAGAGGCCTTCCTTGTCGCCGAAATAATAATAGATCATGCGCTTGGACGTGCGCGTGCGCGCCGCGATCTCATCGATGCGCGCGCCGGAGAGGCCGTTCTGCGAAAACTCCTCCATGGCGACGGAAAGAATGTCGCGGCGAACCCCTTCCGGATCGCGCTTCGCCTGCCGGGTTTCTCGGGTTGGGTTCGAAGTCGCGCTTTTGGTCATCATCCATTCCATCGATGCGGCGGGCGGCCTTAAGGTCACGCCCTGCTTATTAACCAATTAGTACATAAGGCTGAAAAGGAAGGCAATATGGCGAGCTATGACACAGGAAGACACGGCATGCCAATGCGCACATCCATCGCAACCGTGTCCATCAGCGGCGAGTTCCCCGAAAAACTGGCGGCCATCGCCAAGGCCGGCTTTTCCGGCGTAGAGATTTTCGAGAATGATTTCCTGACCTATGACGCCTCCCCGCGCGAGGTGAAGGCGCTGGCAGCCGATCACGGGCTTGACATTACCCTTTTCCAGCCGTTCCGCGATTTCGAGGGCATGCCGGAGCCGCACCGCGCCCGTGCTTTCGAGAGGGCTGAGCGGAAATTCGATATCATGGGCGAACTCGGCACCGATCTGATGCTGATCTGCTCGAATGTCTCGCCGGTCTCGCTCGGCGGCATCGACCGCGCCGCGGCCGATTTCCACCAACTGGGCGAACTGGCCGCAAAACATGGTGTGCGTGTCGGTTACGAGGCGCTGGCCTGGGGCCGCCACATCAGCGATCACCGCGATGCCTGGGAGGTGGTACGCCGCGCCGATCACGCCAATGTCGGCATCATCCTTGATAGTTTCCACACGCTGTCACGCAAGATCGATCCCAATTCGATCCGCTCCATCCCCGGCGACAAGATCTTCATCGTGCAGCTGGCCGATGCGCCGCTGATCGACATGGACCTGCTCTACTGGAGCCGCCATTTCCGCAACATGCCGGGTGAAGGCGATCTGCCTGTCGTGGATTTCATGCGCGCGGTGGCCGCGACCGGTTATAGCGGCCCGCTGTCGCTGGAAATCTTCAACGACCAGTTCCGCGGCGGCTCGGCCCGGCTGCTTGCCGAAGATGGCCACCGCTCGCTGATCAACCTCATGGACCAGGTGCGGCGTCTCGAACCCGATATCCGCATCGATGTGCCTGCCATGCCGGAA
The DNA window shown above is from Agrobacterium tumefaciens and carries:
- the pobA gene encoding 4-hydroxybenzoate 3-monooxygenase, translating into MRTQVVIIGSGPSGLLLGQLLAGAGVETVILDRVSKDYILGRVRAGVLEEGTVQLMEKVGADKRLHREGLPHDGFSLTFDGRDHRIDLFDLTGGKRVMVYGQTEVTHDLMDVREAAGLVTIYDAANVEPHDFDGASPYVTYQKDGVSHRIDCDFIAGCDGFHGVSRKSVPEGAIKEFEKVYPFGWLGILADVPPVNHELIYANHPRGFALCSMRSHTRSRYYIQCSLDDRLEDWSDERFWDEIRRRLPENHADAMVTGPSFEKSIAPLRSFVSEPMRFGRLFLAGDAAHIVPPTGAKGLNLAASDVHYLSEALIEFYRDRSEAGIDVYSQKALSRIWKAVRFSWWMTTMMHRFPDTEDFGQRIQEAELDYLVHSRAASTALAENYVGLPY
- the pcaQ gene encoding pca operon transcription factor PcaQ; translation: MVDQRIKFRHLQTFVEVARQKSVIRAAEILHVSQPAVTKTIRELEEILGVSLFDREGRGIRISRYGEVFLRHAGATMTALRQAVDSVSQEAARAGPPVRVGALPTVSVRIMPKAMAGFLAEKTGSPVKIVTGENAVLLEQLRVGDLDLVVGRLAAPQKMAGFSFEHLYSEKVRFVVRAGHPLLSPGLSVFDHLHEYPVLMPTRQSVIGPVVEQFLIANGVPALPIRIETVSDAFGRAFLRTSDAIWIISEGVVAADVADGILAILPVETGDTSGPVGLTVRADTQPSLPMSLLMQAIREAAGELLDGKTEATPQ
- the pcaD gene encoding 3-oxoadipate enol-lactonase, translating into MHFLRCGETVIHYRVKGLDSGKPVIAFINSLGTDFRIWDTVIEALGDDYAYVLHDKRGHGLSDVGRTPYSIDDHAGDLIALLDHLGVKNAVIWGLSVGGLIAQGLYAHRPDLVRALVLSNTAHKIGTTEMWNARIDKIAADGLASLVDPVMERWFTPAFREPENAAYAGARNMLSQQPEAGYSGTCAAIRDADFTEAAGRIAAPTLCIAGDQDGSTPPELVQALAGLIPASRFVTIAGCGHIPCLEQPLAYARAASIFLKTLPEH
- the pcaC gene encoding 4-carboxymuconolactone decarboxylase, with amino-acid sequence MADHIDNNERFEQGMKTRRAVLGDAHVDRAQTLTTGFDQPFQQLITEGAWGTVWSGNHFTKRERSIVTIALLAALGQDEELAMHVRATVNTGATEADIREALLHVAIYAGVPAANHAFKIAKLALASMKADSSPDNSGDGEETK
- the pcaH gene encoding protocatechuate 3,4-dioxygenase subunit beta; its protein translation is MSNQPPETGPFFARNRDIHPLAYAPGYKTSILRSPQRALISLEGTKSEITGPVFGHGMLNPLDNDLILNYARPGEMPIGPRLLVHGRVLDERGRGVDGALVEFWQANAGGRYRHKKESYLAAIDPNFGGVGRTITDENGYYWFKTIQPGAYPWPNGVNDWRPAHIHFSVFGHGFAQRLITQMYFEGDPLIWKCPIVKTIPDEDAIKRLIAPLDMNATLPMDMLAYKFDIVLRGRRSTLFENRMEGN
- the pcaG gene encoding protocatechuate 3,4-dioxygenase subunit alpha, with the protein product MVQPLNYFKETASQTAGPYVHIGCTPNFVGIEGVFEKDLGSGPLYNDKARGERISVRGTVYDGAGMALKDALIEIWQADTDGYYNSPSETRGKADPNFIGWGRSPGDMDTGEFVFETIKPGTVPFRDGRPMAPHITFWIVARGINIGLQTRMYFPEEQEANAADPVLARIEQKSRIPTLVAKKEEGNVYRFDIRLQGEGETVFFDI
- a CDS encoding 3-carboxy-cis,cis-muconate cycloisomerase, with amino-acid sequence MSLSPFEHPFLSGLFGDSEIVELFSARADIDAMVRFETALAQAQAGTGIISEDVAKAIVSGLSEFAADMTALRHGVAKDGVVVPELVRQMRATVAGKAAEKVHFGATSQDVIDTGLMLRLKAAAEIIAVRLGRLIDTLGDLASRDGHNALTGYTRMQAAIGITVDDRAASWIAPLERHLLRLETFAQSGFALQFGGAAGTLEKFGDKAGTVRADLARRLGLADRPQWQSQRDGIAEFSNILSLVTGALGKFGQDIALMAELGTEIRLSGGGGSSAMPHKQNPVNAETLVALARFNAVQISALHQSLVHEQERSGAGWMLEWLSLPQMVTATGASLLIAERLAAQIDRLGTDEN
- a CDS encoding amino acid ABC transporter permease; protein product: MSYSLDFSAVIERLPELLLACLATIGLAIAGMSLATVIGVLGVVARRSRFKLLRGLVIGFVEAIRNTPFLVQIFFIFFALPQIGIKLNPTVTAIIALALNGGAYAIEIIRGGVDSIPKGQVEAGLALGLHRAQIFRHIILKPALRAVYPSLTSQFIMLTLTTSVCTSIAAYELTSVAQKIEADTFRSFEVYFSITLLYLVISSLMMGIFALISRASFSYPVK
- a CDS encoding amino acid ABC transporter permease; amino-acid sequence: MASIGPNELFFLMQGLKWTLALTLIGFIGGGVFGLCVALARVADSPAIQRASTAFIAVFQGTPLLMQLFVVYYGVALAGLNVDAWIAVAIAFTLHASAFLGEIWRGGIQAVPKGQTEAANALGLHYVSRMKDVVLPQAFKISLPATIGFLVQLIKGTSLAAIVGFVELSRAGQIVSNQTFRPLTVFAIVGIIYFLICWPLSLWGAGVEKRLQAASR
- a CDS encoding transporter substrate-binding domain-containing protein codes for the protein MKTTNMKFSRRALLALAAVTVALPFVAPVDAFAGTVEEAKAKGKVVIGIQGDNSPWGFVNSTGVQDGLDADIGKAFAEYLGVKVEFVPLAVANRIPALLTGKVDVLFATMAMTAERAKSIQYSKPYVGNVFSVYGPKDKKIAGFDDLTSLNVGVPKSSAMDTAITAGAGSKANILRFDDDAANIQALISGQVEAVGGNMFYGDRLNKAAEGKYESKFDLTTMYNGAGTRPGEKDWNETINAFLDKIKSDGQLAKIYDKWMKRDIPAFPESLPDIPFTVK